The Sorghum bicolor cultivar BTx623 chromosome 6, Sorghum_bicolor_NCBIv3, whole genome shotgun sequence genome contains the following window.
TGTAGTCATAAAAATTGAACTTGGGGTGCCCCCTAAAGTGCTCCTGCATGTCACCCATGAGAGAGATCAGAAAGAGCACAACTGCACATGGATGAGAGGTCTGAAAGAGAAAACGACAGCATGAACAATGCCAACTGCTAGTAGAGTACTAGTATATATGTACCATGACGAAACCAAGCCTCATCGCAATGTAGTCGTCGTTGGATACTGATCCGTAGAACTGCTTGAAGAAGGAACGCTGGAGGGAAGAAGAGCTCTCTTACTTAATTAAGTTCAGACATTCATCAAGAAATGAACCAGAGATTTGTTCTAGATAGTAGCAGACCAGCCATATTATGACCCAAGTGACCTTCTCGTACCCCTTACACCAGTCCTGGACGAACCTGATTTTCTGCACACGGGCGATCATCTTGGGAGCTGTGGTTAGTTAGTAGTGTGCATCAGTTTTTCAGTTAGCCTCATTATATTGGACTCTCAAAAGGTCACCAAACAAGAGAGAgtgagtgagagagagagagagaggaaaaatGGTCGCCCTACCAGAGCTGCCCTCTTCCTGAATGGTGTTCTCCCAGTGCATCCATATCCGCATCTAACATATGTAAATCACTATATTAGTGTCAAGTAAAGAGGAGCCGACACCCTTTCCGCACTGGTGGTTTGGGAGATCTGGATAGAGCGAAACACACGATGCATGCTTCCGAAGCGCCTCTTCCACCATCAATCAGCTATTGTCCACCATTAAGCATACCGCCGATCTATGGATTAATGCCGGTGCATGAAACTTGGGTTGTCTTATTAGTGAGTAGTAGGTTTTAAGCAGAGTGCGAGAGAGGCTTTGCTATGCCTTTAATATCTGTTAGACCCTCCCCCGTCCACTTTTACAGCATGTCTGTAGGAATTTTTCTACTTAGTACAAAGATGCATAAACCTTTTGCGCATTTGAGGGGAAAAATATTAATGTCAAGTTAACATTTCGGTTTAGGAGTTTTCTCTATGGTCCTTTGAAAGGTACCAAGAGATGTCACAATTTATAACTAGGGAGAGGTACCATTTTTACCGAATTCGTTAAGTTGTACTTCTTATTCAACCATTTTCTTTGGGACGTCAACGATTTTGCTATAAGTTTTATTAGACGAGAGAAAACCAAAAGAGATAGTACAAAAAAGCCAGTTTTTTCTGGaaatattttttgaaaaaaagtaGGATACGCACAGGTAAACGTTTATGTTCGGCCGTATTTTCTAATAAGCACGAGAGGTTAGAGCCTCCTAATAATCTCTTTCTTTGCGTGTGTAATACTAAGATACGATGAATCATGTTTGGGAAGAAGATATATAGACGAATTGTTAAGATAGAATGGACTAACCTGTAGAAGTCCCAGGAGGACGGTGGCGACGCTGAGAACGACTTGACTGATGGCTAGGACGAAGATGAAAAtgtgtacctgctccaaggcgTGAAGTGATAGCAACGGGACTTTTCCCTGAAACACacacaaataaaaacaaattgaTGAAGCTCAAATCAGCTTTTCCATGAAACATTTTCTAACTAAATTGTGCACTAATAAATTACTTGAGTAGTTGAGTTTATTGCATATATACAGTGACCGTTTTGCTGATGCATACGGAGATTACGTGCTTAATTAATTACCTTGCTTGAACAGTGCCCAAAAGCTGCCCCGCCGCCTTTGAGCATCCTCCTCCCGCCACCGACGACGactgcggaggaggagacgccgTGACGAACCGTCGCCTCCGACgccgaggtggtggtggcgctcGCGCCCCGGCACGGCAGCCAGTGCTCCATGAGGCCCTCGTCGATGCAGATCTTCTGTATCAGCTCCTGGAAGACGACGAGCAGCAGCGAGACGAACCCCAGCAGCATCAGCTCTACAAATCGACGGAGATCGATGAGCCACCGTTACAAAGCAGAAGCAGCTGGCAAGCATATCGATCGAGATGCTGCACAAACGCATGCATGCAGAGCACACGATGATGACGACCACCGCCAAACTATATATACTAACCTTCTTTGAGCTTCAGCAGCGCCTCGTACAGGGTCTTCCTCCGGCGCTGCAGTGCCTGCGCTCGCAACACGTGCCCGGATCGGATCGGATTGGACTCGTcagctcgccggcggcggcggtgctgcGTGGATGAAGGTTTTCAAGGAGGGCGCGGTTGGGTTTCGTTTCGTTTCCTCACCTTGCCGAGGCGATGGAGCGCGCGCTCGAAGACGAAGGAGATGAGGACGATGACGGAGCACACGGACGCCACGATCCATGTCGGCGTGTCCTCCAGCGTCGCCTCGGACTCCGACATGGCAGAGACGACGTCGAAGAACTCCCTCTATAGGTACGGTACTGCTACTACTAGTCTACTACTGCCCTGAAATGAAGTGTGGTAGCTGTGAACACAGCTGAGCtcttcagtgttgcatgatctAGTTCATATACACTGACAAGCAGCTGCTTGAGCCACTCATCAACCGGCCGGGTGCTTTTCACACGCGATCCCCCAGTGCTCGTGTACAATTCCTttcgctgt
Protein-coding sequences here:
- the LOC8080356 gene encoding MLO-like protein 1 codes for the protein MSESEATLEDTPTWIVASVCSVIVLISFVFERALHRLGKALQRRRKTLYEALLKLKEELMLLGFVSLLLVVFQELIQKICIDEGLMEHWLPCRGASATTTSASEATVRHGVSSSAVVVGGGRRMLKGGGAAFGHCSSKGKVPLLSLHALEQVHIFIFVLAISQVVLSVATVLLGLLQMRIWMHWENTIQEEGSSAPKMIARVQKIRFVQDWCKGYEKVTWVIIWLRSFFKQFYGSVSNDDYIAMRLGFVMEHFRGHPKFNFYDYMIKALEKDFKRVVSIKWYYWIFVMIFLLLNITGWHSYFWISLVPLALLLLIGTKLEHIINKLAYEVASKHAAGQGGEGGIVVSPSDELFWFHSPRLVLVLIHFILFQNAFEFAYFFWTLAMFGVNSCIMDSLGYSVSRIIICVVVQVLCSYSTLPLYAIVSHMGSSFKSAVFADDVAEHLRGWADGARRRVRRSATDVDATASCLGTPAAGRRGWEGAAAGWRLVAGRSRPTQQPRSISF